A genomic window from Cucumis melo cultivar AY chromosome 8, USDA_Cmelo_AY_1.0, whole genome shotgun sequence includes:
- the LOC103502437 gene encoding protein FATTY ACID EXPORT 1, chloroplastic isoform X1 — MAATASQFSCLCAINRGFRLQHRRPFLASRPSLSFPKFSIVMSVEGSGSNAADSQTKTTLSYATDVSESQVATNSYPDVEKSPDVGNLENEKLQEPGGVGAVPKRTAKIHDFCFGIPFGGIVLSGGLISFIFSRNPSAFSSLVSGGALLALSTLSLKIWRQGKSSFPFILGQAVFTASFFWNSYQTYLLTKNVFPTAIYAALSAAMLCFYLYVVISGGNPPPKKLKPSPSAA, encoded by the exons ATGGCGGCGACAGCGTCTCAATTTTCGTGTTTGTGCGCCATCAACCGTGGCTTTCGCCTGCAACACCGCCGACCATTCTTAGCTTCTCGTCCTTCTCTTTCCTTCCCTAAG TTTTCGATTGTTATGAGCGTTGAAGGATCTGGTTCGAATGCAGCTGATTCCCAGACTAAAACAACTTTAAGCTATGCCACTGATGTATCAGAATCTCAAGTTGCCACAAACTCATATCCGGATGTTGAAAAGTCGCCCGATGTTGGAAATTTAGAGAATGAGAAGCTGCAGGAGCCTGGTGGTGTTGGTGCTGTGCCAAAACGAACAGCAAAAATTCACGATTTCTGTTTTGGCATTCCTTTTG GTGGAATTGTTCTAAGTGGTGGCCTTATTAGCTTCATTTTCTCAAGAAACCCGTCTGCATTCAGCAGTTTGGTGTCTGGAGGTGCTTTGCTGGCCTTGAGCACCTTAAGTTTGAAAATCTGGAGGCAGGGGAAGTCCAGTTTTCCATTCATTCTAGGACAAGCAG TATTTACGGCCTCGTTTTTCTGGAATAGTTATCAGACGTACTTATTG ACCAAAAACGTGTTTCCAACAGCCATTTATGCTGCCCTCAG TGCTGCAATGCTATGCTTCTACTTATATGTCGTAATTTCTGGAGGAAACCCACCGCCGAAAAAATTGAAGCCTTCTCCATCTGCTGCTTAA
- the LOC103502437 gene encoding protein FATTY ACID EXPORT 1, chloroplastic isoform X2 — translation MAATASQFSCLCAINRGFRLQHRRPFLASRPSLSFPKFSIVMSVEGSGSNAADSQTKTTLSYATDVSESQVATNSYPDVEKSPDVGNLENEKLQEPGGVGAVPKRTAKIHDFCFGIPFVFTASFFWNSYQTYLLTKNVFPTAIYAALSAAMLCFYLYVVISGGNPPPKKLKPSPSAA, via the exons ATGGCGGCGACAGCGTCTCAATTTTCGTGTTTGTGCGCCATCAACCGTGGCTTTCGCCTGCAACACCGCCGACCATTCTTAGCTTCTCGTCCTTCTCTTTCCTTCCCTAAG TTTTCGATTGTTATGAGCGTTGAAGGATCTGGTTCGAATGCAGCTGATTCCCAGACTAAAACAACTTTAAGCTATGCCACTGATGTATCAGAATCTCAAGTTGCCACAAACTCATATCCGGATGTTGAAAAGTCGCCCGATGTTGGAAATTTAGAGAATGAGAAGCTGCAGGAGCCTGGTGGTGTTGGTGCTGTGCCAAAACGAACAGCAAAAATTCACGATTTCTGTTTTGGCATTCCTTTTG TATTTACGGCCTCGTTTTTCTGGAATAGTTATCAGACGTACTTATTG ACCAAAAACGTGTTTCCAACAGCCATTTATGCTGCCCTCAG TGCTGCAATGCTATGCTTCTACTTATATGTCGTAATTTCTGGAGGAAACCCACCGCCGAAAAAATTGAAGCCTTCTCCATCTGCTGCTTAA